tgagatttttctatatataagatcatatcaatctgaatgtcttttatttttttttaactaattgcCCTCACTAGAACCTACAGTAAAAGGTtgaatgaaagtgaaaaacagacatccttgttttattcctgatcttaagataaagctttcagtttttcaccattaaatatgataCTAGCGGTGAGGTTTTTATAGATGGCTTCAATCATGTCGAGAAAGCTCTCTTCTATTCCTAATCACTACACACTTAGTGTCAGCCACTCTCAGCTTCTATTTTAAAACACTCTAGATCATTTTATACCTCGGCCTTTACATGTGCTATTGCTTCTTCTGGTTGTAAGTTAAGACTTTAACTTCTTATAGGACAGAAGCTATATCTTTTGAATCCTTGGCAAtttccacagtgtctggcatTTAAGAGATGCCCAGTAAATGGGAGAATGATCTATTGGTTCTCCTGCTTTCTACCAGTGACTCTCAAGGATAACTAGGCTTTTCTCCATGGCCACACCCAGCCCCATCTCTAATCATAAATATGCTAATAAATGTTCAGTCTGAGAAGATGCTTTCACTTTTTCACTCAGGTTGGATGCCAGTGAGATCCAGGTGGATGAAACTATCTTCTTGCTGGAGTCATACATAGAGAGCACCATGAAGAGACAATGACCCTGAAAAAGAGTCTTCCTCAAAAATCTGGAGGgattggaaggaaaaataaaggaggtGCCTGGATGCACTCTTTGCAGTGGGATAAGTTTCAGATTTTTGTACTGAAATCCTTCATCCCCGTATCTTAGAATACACCAGAAAGtgtgagacattttttttttaaagtttgctgaTCCTTCTTTGACCCGTCACTTACATTCCTCCTTGGCaggagaaatttaaaatcaaCTATAGTAATCATCTGTCAGATCCATCAGTTCCCACCAAGAAGTCGGCTCATCCTGTGTTACAACATTCTTGGAAGTAGAAGAAATTACTTTGCAATTCCATTTTCCAAAAGCTATACCTGTTCTCCATTTTGTTAGAAatgtaatcttttttaaaatattttatttatttttagagagatgggaagagagggaaagaaacatcagtgtgtggttgcctctcggtgccccacactggggacctggcctgcaccccaggcatgtgccctagactgggaatggaactggcaaccctttggttcacaggcccacattcAGTCCTCTGAGCCATGCTAGCTGGGGCTATTTTGTTACAATGTAATCTtaaacacatgcatgcatatacatacaatgtAGAGAATATGAAAGACTACCACCAAGTAGGGGAAAAAGCTATTTTCAGCACTAGTAAGTGCATCGGCCCAAGCAATCACTCTAGAATCTATGGGTAGACGCCACATTTGCCAGCTCCAGGCTGAAATTGTGTATGTAAAACATTTCATAAAGCCCAGCATAtggtaagtactcaataaatcaTTGCCTTCCTGTTCTCCATAGTTCCTTAAGAGTGACAATTCTAAGCTTGCGTTCTCAGTACCATGATTAATATAGTCTATGTAACTTGTCATAGCAGCCTCAGTTCACCTGAAGCAGTTAAGTGTTTTATGATCTCTAATTTCCTCTTACCAATGTTGGTTCTAGTTAATTAAACATCTGAATGCCAATTAATTGCTAGCCATTATCCTAGGTATAACATACAAAGATAAACGAGATGGCTGCTcatcatttactgagcacatattATACACCCAGTACTAGGCCATACCTTAGGGATACAAAGATGACTACACATTGTGCATACACACTAGTGGGAGGAGACAAGTACAAAGAagtattggggggggggggggggtataatGGAAAGTATGTACAGAGAGACCATTTAGAAAGTGTCACTTGATCTGTAGTTTGAAAAATGAGGatttgccagatggaaggggacAAGGAtcccagagagaagcagagactggTTTTAGGGGGAATTGCAAATAGGATATAACTAGAAAAAAAGGCATATGAATCCTATTAGATTTGAGGCGAAAGAAAGGGTAGGTGTCAAAAATGTTCCCTGCGTATCTAATTAGGAGACAGGTGTAATTAATTTGACACAATCCCTGCTGTAACAAGTGCACAGAGTATTGTGGAAGGGTGCTTATAGTTCAGCCCGAGGCCGTTGGGGGGCGGGGAAAATGAGAATCCAGAAATCATGTGGTCTGGGGATCATTGTCCTaaagatgggaagaaaagaggagctGACGGTTTAGAGGTGgtcttttttgtcatttattaataTTACACTGATGATTCATCCCCAAATGTTATGCCTAAATTTCCCGGGGACGTTGGGGAAGCCTGCCTGCCTTTCAACCCCGAGGGCCGAGGGGAGGCGCCGTGGGCCACCAGAGGGCACCAACCAAGACGCAGCGAACTACAGCCACATCATGGCCGCGGCGCGAGTGCTGCTGCTTCTTTCCGGGCGCCGGGAGTCGGTGAGCTTCGCGCAGAGTGTGTGTGGCCGGTTAGGCGCCGGGGCAGGGCTTGGGCCATGGCTCACATACTGTAACTTGCAGCGAGGACAGCTCCTCCTTTCGGACAGGCCATTCCTGGGCTCCTCGGCCAGGCTTCCGCTTCAGGTTAGGAGAGGACTCCAGCGGTGGGGAGTGATGGAAGGGCTGTAAATATGGCCTGGGCCTTGGACCAGATGAGAGCTACCTGGGAGGTCTGGGACCGGGCCTATCGCCCCGACTTAGCCTCCTCCCCCAACCTGCGCGGTTATCGCCCAATTTTCAAAGGCTCCACCCCGATGCTACAACTTTAACCTAAGGGATTCCCTCCTGCCAGCGACCCCCTTTCTGCCCTTTTGCGGCCCTGAACCAGCAACCCATGCCTCCGGAAACCAAGCTGCCCAAGAATCGAGGTGTGGATCTGGGTGTGGCAATCATCCTGCAGTCCAGCGACAAGACTGTCTTGTTGACCCGAAGGACACGCACCCTCAAAGTATCCCCCAACCTCTGGGTACCCCCAGGTGAGCACCCTAAGGTCAAGGCCCCGAGTCCTGGGAAGAAACTTGCTCTTCACCCAACATGCCATTCCCAGTTTCAGAAATACAGTAGGCACAGAGATGTGGTCTCTTCCCTAATCACAGGAGGCTGCAACTGCGTCTGTGCCCACTAGAGGGGGCAATGTAAATAGTGAGTGGTGGCCCCTGGCCAAGAACACCATCATTCACCTATTGGACTCACTGTTGTTGCAGGTGGGCACGTGGAACTTGATGAAGAGGTAGCTAGCTATTCAGCTGACCCAACCTGCACCCTGTCCTGAACCCAAAGACCTATCTGGGACCACCTTGGGTGTGGCCTGAGAAAAGGACTGGGAGGTTCAGGCACTGGCTCTCTGACTCAACCTCTTTCTGCCAGCTGCTGGACGGAGGGCTTCGAGAGCTTTGTGAGGAGACCAGACTACAGCTGCCCCAGGGCCAGTTCTCTTGGGTCCCTCTGGGGTTATGGGAGGTGAGACAGGGACCTGGGAGAGGCCCCTCCCTATTTAACCAAGAACCCTCAACTTGTACCCCACTAAGTCCCATAAACAGTTTTTCCTGCTTCAGCCACAGGAAAAATAACGGAGAGTGGGTGGTTTGGAGTTCCCAAACCCAGTCCTCACCTGTGTCTGTCCTGTACCGTCTCTACCCTCTACCATCTCTATCCTCCACTTCCTTGGCTATATTTAGAGTCtcagaaagaaacaggaagttctcatttttgccattttcttcttaGTCTGCCTACCCTCCTAGGCTGAGCTGGGGTCTCCCCAAATACCATCACATCATTGTCTATCTACTCGTGGTCTCCCAGGAGtcacagcagcagctgcaggtaGGGTTGGCAGTGGAGGGAGGATATGGGGGCACAGAAGACCCAGACTGGTTTTGACTATGACtacggtgggggagggggaaagtcaGAGAAATCCATTAGCCTTGACCCCTACCCCAAGTTTCTCTCCATTCCACCTGTGGGTAGATTGTGATCAGAACAGGCTTTGTGAGACAAGCCATTATAAAGGGATCAACATGTCTGGCCCCAGGCACGGATCCAACCAAATCCAAGTGAGGTGAGCGCCTTTATATGGCTGGACACAGATGTAGCAGCTGCAGTGGCTGCCACAGAGGATGGGACAGAGACACCCAGACATCTCTCCCAGGACCTACCACCCTCTGTCCTGTAAGTAAAAGCTTTTCCCTGACCCTCCAGCACACCAACACATACACATTGAGAAGTTCAGCTTCTGTCTCTAAGGAGGGGGGGTGATTTGTGTGGTGGGAGTTTTAGGTGGTGAATTGGTCAACTAATAATTGAAGAGAGCACTTTAGATCAAAGATACTGTCTATCAAATTCCAAGGGTTCCTGCTCTGAATGGCTAGCCTTTCTAAAGACCTGGGTTTGTGTCCTACTCTGCCATAGGGGCAAGTCATTAACCCTCTTTGaacctgttttctttctgtaaaatgaggttaaCACCCACCCACCCTTTTCCTGTGATAGTTGGGAGGATTATGACAATGGATATGAAAGTGGGCTAAGCCACAAGGCACAGTCTAGACAGCAGCTATCATTATGTAGTGCGGTGGAACTAGAGGAGGATGG
This portion of the Phyllostomus discolor isolate MPI-MPIP mPhyDis1 chromosome 14, mPhyDis1.pri.v3, whole genome shotgun sequence genome encodes:
- the NUDT17 gene encoding nucleoside diphosphate-linked moiety X motif 17 isoform X2, with the translated sequence MAAARVLLLLSGRRESVSFAQSVCGRLGAGAGLGPWLTYCNLQRGQLLLSDRPFLGSSARLPLQRPPFCPFAALNQQPMPPETKLPKNRGVDLGVAIILQSSDKTVLLTRRTRTLKVSPNLWVPPGGHVELDEELLDGGLRELCEETRLQLPQGQFSWVPLGLWESAYPPRLSWGLPKYHHIIVYLLVVSQESQQQLQARIQPNPSEVSAFIWLDTDVAAAVAATEDGTETPRHLSQDLPPSVLWEDYDNGYESGLSHKAQSRQQLSLCSAVELEEDGRARPLALPMSTLLQTTPTTTEVKERVSTGTKFALRLWLQHLCT
- the NUDT17 gene encoding nucleoside diphosphate-linked moiety X motif 17 isoform X1 encodes the protein MAAARVLLLLSGRRESRPPFCPFAALNQQPMPPETKLPKNRGVDLGVAIILQSSDKTVLLTRRTRTLKVSPNLWVPPGGHVELDEELLDGGLRELCEETRLQLPQGQFSWVPLGLWESAYPPRLSWGLPKYHHIIVYLLVVSQESQQQLQARIQPNPSEVSAFIWLDTDVAAAVAATEDGTETPRHLSQDLPPSVLWEDYDNGYESGLSHKAQSRQQLSLCSAVELEEDGRARPLALPMSTLLQTTPTTTEVKERVSTGTKFALRLWLQHLCT
- the NUDT17 gene encoding nucleoside diphosphate-linked moiety X motif 17 isoform X3 — encoded protein: MAAARVLLLLSGRRESVSFAQSVCGRLGAGAGLGPWLTYCNLQRGQLLLSDRPFLGSSARLPLQRPPFCPFAALNQQPMPPETKLPKNRGVDLGVAIILQSSDKTVLLTRRTRTLKVSPNLWVPPGGHVELDEELLDGGLRELCEETRLQLPQGQFSWVPLGLWESAYPPRLSWGLPKYHHIIVYLLVVSQESQQQLQARIQPNPSEVSAFIWLDTDVAAAVAATEDGTETPRHLSQDLPPSVLAVELEEDGRARPLALPMSTLLQTTPTTTEVKERVSTGTKFALRLWLQHLCT